CACGGATCAGCAGTTCGGCGAAGATGATATTCACCGCCGCGTTGAGGTTCGCGAGCCACAGCAGACAGCGCAGCGCCTTATCGCCCGTGAAAAGATTGTAGCAGAAGATATAGGCGGCGAGCAGCGTCGCGAAAAAGAACCACTCCTTCATATAGGTCGAGAGCGCGAAGATATCTGCCCACAGCGGCTGCAGCGAAACAAACGCCAGCAGCGAGAACCAGACGCCGCCGAAGAGGTCGAGACGGAAGCCGGTGCGCTCGGCGCCGTAAAGCGCCAGGATGGAACCGCCGATCAGCGATATGAGGGCGACCGGCACCATCGTCCAGGCCCACTTCATAATATGCAGGGTATCGAACCAGCTCACGCCGGAAAATATCAGATTCGGCAGCGCGAGCGAAACGAATATCAGCGGATAAAACACCCACCGCGGCACCAACTGTACGGGGCCGCCGGCAAGCAGCATCCCCAAGCTTTTCTGCTCCTTAGTTTTCTTTTTGCTTGATATTTTCATCAAAATCACCCATTTTCGCCGCGCCTTACAAAGGGGGGCCGGCTTAGTATCCGCTGCTGTATCCGTTCTCGAACCGCGCGAATTCGCGGAAGAAGACGAGGTCTACCTTTCCGGTGGGGCCGTTGCGGTTTTTCGCGATGATGACCTCGGCCGTCGCGTCGTTCGTGTCGTTCTCCTGCGCGTAGTAGGCCTCGCGGTAGAGGAAGATCACCATGTCGGCGTCCTGCTCGATCGCGCCGCTTTCCCTCAGGTCCGAAAGCTGCGGCTTCTTTTTTTCGCGTTTTTCAACGTCGCGCGAAAGCTGCGAGAGCGCGAGCACCGGCACCTTGAATTCGCGCGCGATGCTCTTCAGCGTGCGTGAGATCTCCGAGACCTCCTGGGTGCGGTTCTCTATCCGGCGCGCCGCCTGCATCAGCTGCAGGTAGTCTACGACGATGAGCCCGCGCCCCTCGCCGTGCTTCGCGAAAAAGCGGCGGCAGCGGCCGCGCAGCTCCATCGTATTCAGCGGCGAGCTGTCGTCGATAAAGACCGGGCTCTTTTCGATCGCCGCCGCGGCATCCTTCAGCCGTTTCCACTGTTCGTTCTGCTGGCGCTTGGTCTCAAAGAGAGCCCGGAGATTGACCTTCGCCTCCGAGGAGAGCATTCGCTGGACTATCTGCTCCGCCGACATTTCAAGGCTGAAGACGAGGACGGGGATATTCTCCTGCATCGCGGCGTACTGCGCGATGTTTATCGCAAAGGCCGTCTTTCCCATCGAGGGGCGTGCCGCCAATATGTAAAGCCCGCCAGGCTGCAGGCCGGCGGACATGCTGTCAAAATCTTTGAATCCAGAGGGCACGCCGGTGACGGCGAGCCCCCCCGCGAGACGCTTTTCTATATCGGCCATCGCCGACGTCAGCACCTCGCGCGTGGAACGTATATTTGTGGTCTTGCCGGTCCGCGCGATCTCGAAGACCCGCTGTTCCGCGGTCTCCAGCGCGTCGTCCACCTCGACCTCATCGCTGAAACCGAGCTTAGAAATATCGCTGCCGACAACGATGAGCGAGCGGTGTATCGACTTGTCGCGCACGATACCGATGTGATATTCGATATTCGCCGTCGTCGTCACCGATTCCATCAGCGAGGCGATGAAAGATATTCCCCCCAGGCGTTCCTCAAGGTTCTGCTTCTTTATTTCATCCCTGAATGTGAGAGAATCGACGGCGACATTGCGCGCCGCCATGGACTCCATAACCTCAAAGACCTTGCGGTGGCGCGGATCGTAAAAATCCTCGGCGGAGAGCCCCTCCATGACGGCGTTCAGGGCCTCGGCGTCAATGAGGCACGAACCCAGGACAGACCTCTCCGCTTCGAGGTTGAACGGCGGTATTCTGTCTATGCCGCTACCGTTTTCCAAAATCTATTCGCTCTCCACCTTGAGCGTCATCTCGGCTTCGACGCCGGGATAGAGCTTTATCCTGAAGGCGTATGAGCCGGCCTGCTTGATCGACTCGTCAAGCTTGATATCTTTCTTGTCTATGCCGGCTCCAAACTGCGCCGAAAGGGCCTCCGCCACCTGGGCCGAAGTTACGCTGCCGAAGAGCTTCCCGCCCTCGCCAGCGCTGACCTTTACGGAGACGAGCTTTCCGCCGAGCTTCTTCTTCATCTCCTCCGCCGACTTCTGTCGCTTGTCGTCGCGCGCCTTCTGCGTCTTCTGGAACTCCTGATATTCGCGCAGCCTTCCCGGCGTCGCCTCTTCGCCGAGACCGCGTCCGACGAGGAAGTTGCGTCCGTATCCGTCCGAAACCTCAACCAGATCTCCCTTTTTACCAACCTTTGCGACATCCTGTTTTAAAATGACCTTCATTTCTATTTCCTCCTTAATTTAATACGCTTGCGTAAATCGTACCATATGTCAAAGATGCCGACCATCGACAGCACGTACGAGACGGGCGCGAAAAAGGCGCAGAAGAGCGTCAGCGCCACCCGAACGGCCCTGTTTAACTTATGGGCGCTCATGAAATACCAAAGCAGCGAAAGGCCTTCGATAAGGAAAATCCCGCGCAGCACCTCCATGAGGTTCAGAGAAAGCATCCGGTAAAGCCCCTCGTCGGGAAAAGCTTTGGAGAGCATATCGAGGACGAGCGCCGCCAGCAGCGCCCAGAATATATTCTTTGGGAAACGCCAGTGTACGAAGGGCGGCAAAAGCGGCAGCTTCACGCCGCCGACCCTCTTGAAATAGAGCCGCGTAAGCACATAGCCGGCTATGGTATCCGCCGCCGCGAAGAGTATCAGCATCGCGGGCATCATCAGCGAAACAGTCTGCGCCATCGTCTCGACGTAGGCGTTCACGGCCTCGGGCGACACCGGCACGCCGCCATGCGACAGCGCCGCCGCGACGGACGAGGCAAGTCCCCGCGCCGCTTCCGGCGTCATCACGAACGGATTCACTCCGGCGGCATAGGTGAACACGCCCATCAGCAGCATCTTAACCGCCAGCGAAACGGCGATCGCGAGAACGACATAGTCAGCCCCGTTCTGCACCTTGACGATCAGAATGCCCATCAAAAGCCCGAGCAAGCCGAATTCGCAGGTATACAGGAAAGCGGAGACGGGACCCATAAACGCGTAGACGAAGACCGTCCCGAAAAGCGCGCCAAGCGCCCCCTCGCGCACTCCCTGCCGGCAGACAAGTATCATCATCGGCGCCGGAGCCGCAAGAATGATAAGAGGCGACAGAAAGGCGATGTCAATACCGGCCCCAAACATCAGGGCGCTGAGCAATACCCAGAAAAACCACTCAAAAATAACTTTACCTTTCACGTCAAACCTCCGCCTGTCTTTACTAAAAAAGAGAGCCCACGATCCACAGCTCTCACATATTATAACAGCAGTTAAAAGATTTTACGGAAGGCTCCCGACATCTCGCGAAGATCTTCGCAGAGGAAAAGATAAACCGCGATTTACTCGATTGGAAGTAAACGATAAATAGCGATTTAGCGCCCTTCCGTCGCTCCGGCCTCCGAGCCGGAGCCCAGTGGCGTTGATTTTACATGCGCTGGTGGGGCAAAAACATGGAGCCGCTTGGCCCCGGGTCAAGCCCGGGGCGACGGAGTACCAGTGCCGGCATGACAAGATAAATCACAATTTACCGTTCACTTCCAATCGCGTAAATCGGCGTTTAGAAGTGCGAGTTGCTAAATAACTTAGGGCTCTGGAACCGGAGCCGTATATTAATACGGCGAGGACGCCAGAGCCCTATGTTATGACGCAAATCGCGCTTATAAACGCCGATTTAATCGGAAGTAAAGGGCAGCAGCGCGATAAGCCTCGCGCGCTTGATCGCGCGCGTCAGCTGACGCTGATGCTTCGCGCACGTACCGGTTACACGGCGGGGGATTATTTTGCTGCGTTCCGTTATATATTTCTTAAGCTTGTCGATTTCCTTGTAGTCTATATGTTCGACTTTATCTACACAGAAATGGCATACCTTCGGCCTGCGCTTGCGGCGCTTGCGGTTGAATGCGTTTTCCATTGCCAATCCACCTCTTTCTACTAGAACGGTATCTCTACGTCTCCTGACGAATCGGGGCCTCCGAGTTCAGAAAAGTCAAGCGGGAAATCATCTTCAAAGCCGGCTTCGCCTCTAAGGCTGCCCATATCGGGAGCCGCCATGGCGTCCGACTGCGGCTGCGGCGCGCGTCCGTAACCGAACTGCTGCCCTCCGCCGTAACTCTGCTGCTGATAACCGCCCGAACCCTCATCATCTCTGCGCCCGGAGCTCAGAAGAACGATGTTTTCAGCTACTACCTCCGTGACCCAACGGTGCTGTCCTGTCTTGATGTCGTCAAAATCACGCACTGTGATCCTTCCCTCCACCAATACGGGGCGCCCCTTCTTCAAGTAGCGCTCACAGAGATCCGCGGATGCGCCCCAAGCCACGACCGGAATGAAATCCGTATGGCTCTGAAGCTCGCCGGTGGCCTTGTTCTTCCACTGGCGTCCTATGGCTACCGTGATGCGCGCCACTTTCTGTTTGTTGGGCGTAAACCTTACGTCCGGATCGCGTGCTAGGTTGCCCATCAGCACGGTCCTGTTATATCCTCTTGACATAAGATCTACCTCTCCTCAAGGTTGACGACCATCTGGCGTACAACATAAGGTTTGAGGCTAAGGAGACGTTCCATTTCCTTAACCTGCGCGGGGTCGAGCTTAAACGTGTAGAGAGTATAGAAACCCTCTAGCTGTTTGTCGATGGGATAGGCAAAACGCTTTTTGCCCCACAGGTCGATCTTCTCAACCTCTGCTCCCAATCCGCGCACGATCTCGGCCGTATCCTCGGATACTGTTTTATGATCCTCGATATCAGCCTTAAAAATTACAACCATTTCGTAAGACCGCACGTACTTCACCTCCTCCCTTTGGACTCTGGCCTCCTCCTTACGAGGAGGCAGGGAAACACAATGAATTATTATACTTTAAGAGGACGGCTATGGCAAGCTATCCTTTGAAGTTATCTCGATTTTATAGATCCTGTCGCCGGACTGCACCAGGTTGAACTGCTCGGTGGCAAGGCGCGCGATCCCCTCGGGCGTGCTGTAATAGCGGATGTCCTGCTTCAGCTTCTGCGTCTCGCGCTCCACGCCTACCAGCTCCTCCATCCGCTTGTCGAGCGTGGCGGCGAGCACGTCTATCTTCTCGATCTCCTTGAAGAAGGAGGTCAGAAGCACCGCTATCAAAAAGGTCACCGCCGCTCCGAAGAGCACCCAGCGCAGTTTCGGCGCGTTCATCTTAAAAGCTCGTCCGGGCGCCGCGTCCCTACATCTTTTCGGGAGCGGAGACTCCGAGGATGCCCAGCGCGTTCTTCAGCGTGACGCGCGCCGCCTCCATTAGAAGTATGCGGCTCTTCATCACGTTTTCCTCGACGCCGAGGACGCGCTGCGCGTTATAGAAGGCGTGAAAAGCCTCTGCGAGCTCCGTCGCGTAGTAGACGAGGCGGTGAGGCGCCGTCTCCTCGGCGGCCTTCGCGATCTCTTCCGGGAATCGCGAGATGGCCTTGGCAAGGTTGATCTCCGTCGGATCGGCGAGCAGCGAGACGTCGAAGTCTTCCATCGTCGGCA
The window above is part of the Cloacibacillus evryensis DSM 19522 genome. Proteins encoded here:
- the dnaB gene encoding replicative DNA helicase; translation: MENGSGIDRIPPFNLEAERSVLGSCLIDAEALNAVMEGLSAEDFYDPRHRKVFEVMESMAARNVAVDSLTFRDEIKKQNLEERLGGISFIASLMESVTTTANIEYHIGIVRDKSIHRSLIVVGSDISKLGFSDEVEVDDALETAEQRVFEIARTGKTTNIRSTREVLTSAMADIEKRLAGGLAVTGVPSGFKDFDSMSAGLQPGGLYILAARPSMGKTAFAINIAQYAAMQENIPVLVFSLEMSAEQIVQRMLSSEAKVNLRALFETKRQQNEQWKRLKDAAAAIEKSPVFIDDSSPLNTMELRGRCRRFFAKHGEGRGLIVVDYLQLMQAARRIENRTQEVSEISRTLKSIAREFKVPVLALSQLSRDVEKREKKKPQLSDLRESGAIEQDADMVIFLYREAYYAQENDTNDATAEVIIAKNRNGPTGKVDLVFFREFARFENGYSSGY
- the rplI gene encoding 50S ribosomal protein L9; the encoded protein is MKVILKQDVAKVGKKGDLVEVSDGYGRNFLVGRGLGEEATPGRLREYQEFQKTQKARDDKRQKSAEEMKKKLGGKLVSVKVSAGEGGKLFGSVTSAQVAEALSAQFGAGIDKKDIKLDESIKQAGSYAFRIKLYPGVEAEMTLKVESE
- a CDS encoding DUF2232 domain-containing protein, which gives rise to MKGKVIFEWFFWVLLSALMFGAGIDIAFLSPLIILAAPAPMMILVCRQGVREGALGALFGTVFVYAFMGPVSAFLYTCEFGLLGLLMGILIVKVQNGADYVVLAIAVSLAVKMLLMGVFTYAAGVNPFVMTPEAARGLASSVAAALSHGGVPVSPEAVNAYVETMAQTVSLMMPAMLILFAAADTIAGYVLTRLYFKRVGGVKLPLLPPFVHWRFPKNIFWALLAALVLDMLSKAFPDEGLYRMLSLNLMEVLRGIFLIEGLSLLWYFMSAHKLNRAVRVALTLFCAFFAPVSYVLSMVGIFDIWYDLRKRIKLRRK
- the rpsR gene encoding 30S ribosomal protein S18 — translated: MENAFNRKRRKRRPKVCHFCVDKVEHIDYKEIDKLKKYITERSKIIPRRVTGTCAKHQRQLTRAIKRARLIALLPFTSD
- a CDS encoding single-stranded DNA-binding protein yields the protein MSRGYNRTVLMGNLARDPDVRFTPNKQKVARITVAIGRQWKNKATGELQSHTDFIPVVAWGASADLCERYLKKGRPVLVEGRITVRDFDDIKTGQHRWVTEVVAENIVLLSSGRRDDEGSGGYQQQSYGGGQQFGYGRAPQPQSDAMAAPDMGSLRGEAGFEDDFPLDFSELGGPDSSGDVEIPF
- the rpsF gene encoding 30S ribosomal protein S6, producing the protein MRSYEMVVIFKADIEDHKTVSEDTAEIVRGLGAEVEKIDLWGKKRFAYPIDKQLEGFYTLYTFKLDPAQVKEMERLLSLKPYVVRQMVVNLEER